One Candidatus Rokuibacteriota bacterium genomic window, GCAGCTCTACAGGATCGGCTACTTCATGACGCTCGCGGGTCGGTACGAAGAGGCGATCCGGCTCCTCACGAGGTCGCTGGAGATCGAACCCACGGCGGAGGCCTACACGTTTCTCGGGTGGACGTACAGCCACATGAGGGACTACACGCGAGCGATTGAAGAAGCGGAGAAGGCGATCCGGATCGATCCCGACTTCGGCAACCCCTACAACGACATCGGTGTCTATCTCATCGAGTTGGGCCGGGAGGACGAGGCCATCCCGTATCTGGAGAGGGCCATGCGCGCCAAGCGGTACTGCTGCTACCAGTTCCCCCACTTCAACCTGGGCCGGATTTATCTGAAGAAGGGGATGTTCGAACAGGCTCGCAGAGAGTTCCAGAGGTCCCTGGCGATCGATCCCGACTATGCGCCGGCACGCAGGGCGTTGGAACTCCTCGAAGAAGCACCGGCCAGAGAGATCTAGCGAGGCCGCAACTCGCTTTCGACTCCGCCTCAAGGAGCGGCGTCCCCTTGACCCGCTGTTCACCCGCGCTGTAGCATCGCCCATGCTTCCCAGGCAGGGCCGCCACAACGCGCGCCCCGGATGGGCACTGGAGACGCCCAACGGCCGATGACCTCCGACGAGCAAGCGTTCTACGCTTCCCAGAGCACGATGTCGGACCCGGGCGAGTCCGCCAGTCTGCTCGACGCGCTGCCACGCGACCCGCCCGGCGTTGTCGGCGTCGTCTCAGGACTCATCCTGCACCCGGTCTTCATCAAGCGCCGGCGCGTAACCCACCCCCACGAGGGCGCTCGCGATCCCGAGAGCCGCGCCGCCCGCGAGCTGCTCCGCCGGGTCATCGAGCGCGACGATCGGCCGCTCTTCGCCGCCCGGCCATACGAGCGGCGGATCATCGGTACGTGCCGCGATTACGCCCTGCTCGCCGCGAGCATCCTCAGGCATCACCACGTGCCGTGCCGCCTCCGCGTGGGCTTCGCTACCTACTTCGTCCGCGGCTTCCACGAGGACCACTGGGTCTGCGAGTACCGGGACGGACAGACCTGGAGACTCCTGGACGCCGAGCTGGATGCGGAGGCGCTGAGGGAGTACCCGATCGACTTCACGCCGTGGGACGTGCCGCGCGATCGGTTCCTCACGGCCGGCACAGCCTGGCAGGGCGTCCGGCGGGGCACGATCGGTGGCGACACGTGCGGTGTGTCGTTCATCGGCATCGCAGGCACCTGGTTTGTCGCCGCCAGTGTTGTCCGCGATCTCGCCACCCTCAACAAGCAGGAGCTGCTGCCGTGGGATTACTGGGGGCTCATGCGCGCGTTCGGGCCCGGCCGGAGCGTGCCCGACCCGGTGGCGGAGCGTCTGGACCGCCTCGCCGCGCTGATCGCCGTCGATGAGTGGCGGGAGATCCGCGCGATGTACGAGGCGGACGACCTTCGGGTGCCGGGGAAGGTGCTGAGTTTCCCGGACGGTCGGCCGGTGGAGGTTGAGGTCTAGCGGCCCCGACGCCCCGCGGCAGCGCCAGCTACGGCCGCAGACCTCCCTGTTGCGCAAGTGAACTGCATGGTCGGCCCAACGTACGGCGGTCACGCCGCTGGGAAGGGTTACGTGGAGAGAGGAGGAGGCTATGCCGCTGTCCGGCGACGGCGAGGGCCCGCACGGCATCACCTATGGTCTCGAGCCACCCCTGGCCACGATGGCATTCCTGCCGGAGTAGGGCTGAGCCTGGAGCTGCTCGTGCGGCACAGGACTGAGCACGTTCAGGAGTTACACGCAGCGGCCAAGGACACTGGTGCGCGTCGGCCCGGCGGTATAGACTGTACTTGCGCGGTAAACGGACCCTCGAGGATGGGTATGAAGAACCGGGTCGCAAGGATACGCGCTTCGAACCAGGACGGCCCCGCCCTGCACGGGAGTGGCCTCAGTATACGCCCCTGGACGAAGTCCGCTATCACGGCTTTTGTGGAAGAGTGTAGGAGGACAAGTTGCCAGCTATTGAATCAGCCGAAGCGGCTGTTGAGGTCGCCGAACAACTCATTAAAAGGTACCACCCGTTCCGAGTTTTGAGGAGCGCGCAGCGTGAGGGAGATGTTTGGATTCTTGAGTTTGACGTGGGTACTACGCGGACACAAATTATCCGAGTCACAGTGCACTCACAGACGGGTAATTTGCTCGAATATCAAAGCCCGGGGCAAGTGTGACCACTTTTGATCGAGTACGAGTCAGGCACTACGTTACCAGCTCTCAACACTATCTCGAGAATGCTCTCGCGTTACTGCAGCTAGGCGAAGCGGCAAAAGCCAGCGAATTCTTTTGGGGCAGCGTCGCGGAAGCGATCCAAGCCGTGGCTGTGTGGCGAGGAACCCATCTGGCCAACCATCGTAGTTTGCGATATTGGGCTGCCACTATTGCTAAGGAACTGAACGACCCGACTATCAATGAAGGCTTTGTTATCGCCGAGCGGCTCCACAGCAACTTTCACGAAGTTGAATTAGATGCGGTAGATGTAGCGACCGTCGCTGAAACAATCCGTAGAACTGTCGCAAAGCTTCTAGCCATCATCCCGCCCGAGGCGTTAGAAGAGGCCTCTCCTTCTTAGGACACCCACAAGGCCGCTGCTCGCCCGTCGCGTAGAAGGGCTTCCCAAGAAACTGGAGAAAGGTCATACGTTACGCGTCGAGATAACCCTTGCCCCAGACGGGCGATGCGCCCGCGGCGGTAGCCCAGGACTTGCGTGATCACCTCGTGGATGTGCTGGCCTAAGAGCGGCGGCGTAGTTCTTATGGCCTGCACGGCGGTCGATCACCGTGCTGTGCCCAAAGTGCGACCGAGGGCTAGATCCGGGGCAGCGTGATGCCCGTTTGCCGCTGGTACTTGCCGCGCTTGTCTGCGTAGGAGACCTGGCAGACCTCGTCAGGTTCGAAGAACATCACCTGGGCGATGCCTTCGTTGGCGTAGATCTTGGCCGGGAGCGGCGTGGTGTTGCTGATCTCCAGGGTCGCGAAGCCTTCCCACTCGGGCTCGAACGGCGTCACGTTGACGATGATCCCGCAACGGGCGTAACTGCTTTTTCCGATGCAAATCGTGATGATGTTCCGTGGGATACGAAAGTATTCGACGGTTCGGGCCAGCGCGAAAGAGTTGGGCGGGATCAGGCAGACGTCGCCTTTGTGATCGACGAAGGACTTCGGGTCGAACTTCTTGGGGTCCACGATGGTGCTGTTGATGTTGGTGAAGATCTTGAACTCGTCGGCGACCCGGATGTCGTAGCCGTAGGAGGAGAGCCCGTAGGAGATGACCCCTTGCTGAACCTGGGCGTCCACGAAGGGGTCGATGATCTTGTGCTCCTGGGCCATCTTGCGAATCCACGCATCCGACTTGACGCCCATACCCTCCTCCGGCGCGTTGACAGCGATCTCGGGTTTCGGCTACTAGCCCTGGGCCTCTCCT contains:
- a CDS encoding dCTP deaminase — encoded protein: MGVKSDAWIRKMAQEHKIIDPFVDAQVQQGVISYGLSSYGYDIRVADEFKIFTNINSTIVDPKKFDPKSFVDHKGDVCLIPPNSFALARTVEYFRIPRNIITICIGKSSYARCGIIVNVTPFEPEWEGFATLEISNTTPLPAKIYANEGIAQVMFFEPDEVCQVSYADKRGKYQRQTGITLPRI
- a CDS encoding tetratricopeptide repeat protein, encoding MIRPPRIIALYLIAVLLWLPFRAEGALGQGEPEEKRRMAKQLYRIGYFMTLAGRYEEAIRLLTRSLEIEPTAEAYTFLGWTYSHMRDYTRAIEEAEKAIRIDPDFGNPYNDIGVYLIELGREDEAIPYLERAMRAKRYCCYQFPHFNLGRIYLKKGMFEQARREFQRSLAIDPDYAPARRALELLEEAPAREI
- a CDS encoding transglutaminase domain-containing protein; protein product: MTSDEQAFYASQSTMSDPGESASLLDALPRDPPGVVGVVSGLILHPVFIKRRRVTHPHEGARDPESRAARELLRRVIERDDRPLFAARPYERRIIGTCRDYALLAASILRHHHVPCRLRVGFATYFVRGFHEDHWVCEYRDGQTWRLLDAELDAEALREYPIDFTPWDVPRDRFLTAGTAWQGVRRGTIGGDTCGVSFIGIAGTWFVAASVVRDLATLNKQELLPWDYWGLMRAFGPGRSVPDPVAERLDRLAALIAVDEWREIRAMYEADDLRVPGKVLSFPDGRPVEVEV